In Edaphobacter aggregans, the sequence GGCGGCGTGGGCGCTCACGCCGAGCTTTGTAGGGCCACGGAGAAATTACTGCAACAGAATGAATTTGCCTGTCCACGCGTTCGGTCCAGCTCTCTCGGTACGCAGGCGCAACTCCACGGGGCAATTTCGCTTAGTCTCTCGGCCACGGAAAACAGGTTGCTGGCTTAGATTCAATAAAGAAATCATATTGACAAGCACAAGGTTGTTGCCCTAGTGTTAGGGCCACACTTCCTAAATAGATTTTACTAAGTTCTTTGTCAAAGCGATTTAAAGAAACGCTGATTTCGCTTCACCGTTGAAGTTTCAGGAGGCTACATGTCGATTCTTCGCATTGCCCAAACAGCTCTCTTCGGCGCCGCTCTTGCAGCGGGGCTTGTAGTTTCCAGCGCGAGTTTGCCCGCGTGGGCGCAGTCGCAGTCGATCAACGGCACGATTCGCGGACTGGTCTCGGACTCCACCGGGGCGCCGATTGCAGGGGCGACGGTGACAGTGAAGAATCTGGATACCGGATATACGCGTATCGTAACCTCTGCAGGGGATGGTCTTTACATCGCTCCCGATCTGCCGGTCGGAACATATTCGGTGAGTGCGCAGGCGGCTGGCTTTGCTCTGCTTACACAGACTGGTATCCACCTTGCTGCAGGAAACGAAACCGTTATCGACCAGGTGCTCAAGGCGGGATCCGTGGCCACCGTGGTTGAGGTGACCTCCGATGCGCCGATTCTCGAACCAGCGCGGTTCACGCTGGGCCGCACGATTTCGCCGGAAGAGACGCAGAACCTTCCGCTGACGTCGCGCAATCCGTATAACTTCATCCTGTTTCAGCCGGGGGTGAGCGGCCATCCTAATCCGGAGAATGGGATTCCGCGCACGGTGAATACGAACGGCCTGGTGGACCGCATCAGCTATCAACTGGACGGCATGGTGGATACGGAGACGGATCGTTATGGTCTGCGTTTGTTCGCTATTTCCGACTCGTATGTAAGCGAAGTGCAGACGATTGCCAATAGCGCTCCTGCAGAGTTTGGCAATACTGCTGGTGTTACGTTCAACGTGATTACACCGACAGGGACCAATCACTATCACGGACTGGTGCAGTACATCTGGCGGCCAAAGGCGGCGAGCTCCTGCCCGATTCTGCAAAACTGCGTTGCAGGTACGACTGGCTATGCTCCTAAGCCCGATTTGCATGTGGATGACTATGTGGGGCGCATCGGTGGACCGGTAAAGAGGGACAAACTATTTTTCTTCGCTGCCTACGAAAAGTTGAAGCGCGCCAATCCTCAGGCGATCACGATTACGCCAGCTAATCAAGCTACGTTGATCGGCTACGGGATCAATGCAGCTCTCTTCAATCCTGCGCCAAGCGTGCAGCGGGCGCAGTGGCTGGATGTACGTGGTGACTGGACCATCAACACGAAGAACCAGGCCTTTGTGCGGTACAACTATTTCCGCAATAACTATCCGTTCAACACAAACGTCGGCGGTTTGTATGCTCAGGACGCGTCATCGGACTTTCAGGATCGGGCTCATATCATCGGAGCACAACTGATTACGACCTTCACTCCGAACATTCTGAACGAGTTTCGCGGCTCGTGGCCCTACCGCAATGAACACCATGTTGCGGGCCCAATTACGGGACCTGGGCCAATGATCACGATCACCGGAGTCGCCAACTTCGGCGGCACAAATGCAGCTGCTGACAAGTTCCAGGAGAAGATTCCGTCGTTCAACGACAACGTGACCTGGATCAAAGGTGCGCACACGATGAAGTTCGGTGTCGGCCTTCAGAAGAACCTGGACACACAACTGCAAGATGTTTATGTGCAGTACACGTTTGCCTCCATTGCACAGTGGCAGAGTGCGAAGAACGGTACGACACCGCACGTTTACAGCAATGTGAAGGCGAGCATCGGACAACCTGGCGCGGCTTACCATTCGGTCTTCTTCAATCTGTTTGCGCAGGATACGTGGCAGGTGAAGAAGAACTTACTGCTCTCCTATGGCCTTCGCTATGACCAGTACCGCGCCCCTACACCCCCAGCGGGCGAGCCCTTTGTCTACACGCAGGGTTTCCGCACTCCGCTTGGGAATTTTGCGCCGCGGTTCGGTGTTTCGTATCAGCCGAATCCGACGACAGTTGTTCGTTTGAATGCTGGGCTCTTCTATGAAGCGACACCGACAAACACGTGGTACAACCCGCTGTACAACAATGGCGCGGCGGGAAGTGGTTCTTTCATCGCGACCGTGACGGGTGCCTCGTCGGAGGCGGCTGCGACAAGCTGCCAGCCAGCCTTCCCGAACACTCCTCAACAGGTTCCGGCAAGCTGCCTTGGAACACAGAGCATCTACGCCCTGACTCCGAGGTTCAAGAACGAGTATGTATGGAACGTCAATGCACAGGTGCAGCAGCAGCTCACGAAGAGTGACTCGCTGACTCTTGGATACATCATGACCAATGGGCGCAATATGCAGTTCCTGCGGAATATGAACCTCATTAATCCGGTTGGCACTCTGCTTGACGGACGTCCTGTTTTTCAGACAGCAGTGAATGCGAACACGCGTCTGTTTCCGCAGTTCAACAACATTACGCTGATCGACGTTGGCTCGAACTCTTCGTACAACGCGCTGACAGCGACCTATGAGCATCGGATGTCGCTGGATTGGACGATGAGCGCGTCTTACACGTGGTCGCACTCGATCACTAACACGCCGGAGGCCAATTCGTATGAGTTCTCGACGCCGGTGCAGGACACGACCAATCCTAACGGGGACCGCGGCAATAGCGGTGTCAACCGTCCGCAATCGCTGACGGTGAGCACGGTGTATGCGCCGACGGCACACTTCGAGAATCGAATCGCGAACGTGCTTGCCAACGACAATAATCTTGCGCTGCTAGGCAATTTCTCGAGCGGCGATCAACAGATCATGACTGTCAGTGCGGCGCTCAACAACGATGCGATCGCCACGAGTCGGCCACTGTTCATTGGACGAAACACCTTGCGCGCCCCGAACATCGCTCAAGTAGATGCCCGCTACACACGTGGCTTTGGCACCTATTGGGAGCGCGTGAAGCCTCAGTTGCTGATCGAGGCCAACAACCTGTTCAACCGTTCCAACGTGACCTCGATCAATGGAACGGCGCAAGTGGTGCCTCTCAACTACGTTGGGCCATCGAATGGCAATCCGGCCACCTTCAACCGGCTGGCGGGCACGATTACCTCCCAGCCGACGCTGGCGCCGACGAGTTCGGTTCTAGAGGCACGAATTCTTCAGTTCGGTCTGAAGGTCGAGTTTTAGACTCATACTGAAGGAAGGTATGCCAAATTTACCGATTAAGGGCAAATCGGTGTTTCCAGCACCGATCTACCGCGACACCGTCTTAGTTCAGGTCTTTGCGGATGCCAAACGATATTTTCTAGAGCCGCTGCTGGAGATCGAGTATGCGCATACGCTGATGCTGGCGCGACAGGGCATCATGCCTGAAGCTGAAGCGGCCCTGTGCCTTCGCGCGCTGGACCAGCTTGATATCGATGAGGTTCGTTCGGCGCAGTACGACGGGACATTTGAGGATCTGTTCTTCTACCTGGAGAAGAAGATTGCCGCAGTGTGCGGCGAAGAGGTTGCCGGCAAGATGCATACGGCTCGCAGCCGCAATGATATTGATCTGACGATGTATCGCATGGTTCTGCGCGAGTGGTTGACACAGACACTGGTGGCGACGTTGCATCTTCGCCGCAGGCTTGTGGAGTTGGCATGGGAGCATCGTGCTTCGCTGATGCCGGCATATACGCATAATCAGCCTGCGCAACCGACTACGCTGGGCCACTACCTGATGGCGTATATCGAGATTCTGGAGCGCGATGCTGAACGGATTCAAGCCGCTTATGCTCGGGTGAATCGCAATCCGCTGGGAGCCTGCGCGATTACGACGACCGGATTTCCTATAGATCGGCACTACACAGAGAGGCTGCTGGGTTTTGCGGGACTGCAGGTCAATTCGTATGGGGCGATTGCAGCGGTGGATTATCTCGCCGAGAGCTGTTTCGTATTGGCTGGCACGATGCTTAGCCTGGGGCGGTTTGCGCAGGATCTTCTGTTGTGGAGCACTGTAGAGTTCGGCTACTTGCGGCTTAGTGATGCTTATGTACAGATCAGTAGCATCATGCCGCAGAAACGCAACCCGGTGCCTCTGGAGCATGTGCGGATTCTTGCCAGCCGCGCTTTGATGCAGGCACAGAGTGTTGTTGGATGTTTGCATAACACTCCGTTTGCCGATATGAATGATGCCGAAGACGAGTTGCAGCCGCTGGTGTATACGGCATTTGAAGATGGCGAGCGAAGTCTTCGATTGCTAGCTGGGGTTTTGGATGAAGTGAAGTTCCATACTGAGCGCATGGCTGTGGCCGCAGATGAGAACTTTCTTCCGGTTACTGAGTTGGCCGATACGCTGGTGCGGTCGACGGGCATCAGCTTCCATGCGGCGCATGCAGTTGTGAGCGCCGCAGTGAAGGAGCTTGAGGGCAACTATGACGCGGAGGCGATAGCGGAGATTATTGTGCGTGAGCTTCCGTCGATTGTTGAAGGGACTCGGATGATTTCTCGTGAGACGATCAGGACTTCGCTGAGTGCGCAGAACTTTGTTGCGGTTCGGCAGGTTGCGGGTGGACCGGCGAGTGAGGCGCTAGATCCGGAGATTCTGCGGGCCAGGGAGCAACTCCTGATTGATGAACGGTGGCTGTTTGATGAGGAGAATCATCGCAGGAATGCGCGAACGATGATGAGAGAAGAGAGCGATGCTCTGCTGCGGCGGGTCGATGGACGTTAGCCGGCTTCCGTTGACTTCAACTTCTCCGCCTAAGCCGCCAGAGTTGCAGCGCGGGCTTTCGACGCTCTCGGCGCTGGGGTTGAATGTTATCGGCATGGTGGGTATAGGGCCATTTGTCACTCTGCCGCTGATTGTCGCAGCTATGGGTGGACCGCAGGCGATGCTGGGTTGGGTATTGGGGGCGGCCTTGTCGTTGTGCGACGGGATGGTCTGGAGCGAGTTGGGGACAACGTATCCGGAAGCTGGGGGTTCGTATGCTTATCTGAAACATCTTTATGGCGAGCGGAGATGGGGACGAGTGTTCTCCTTTCTTTACGCATGGCAGCTCTTGTTCAGTTCGCCGTTGTCGATTGCTTCGGGTTGCATCGGGTTCTCCCAGTACGTGTCGTTCTTTCTTCCGAATGCGGCCACGCCTTTGTTTTCGACGAGGTTTGTGGGGGTTCCGATTGTCGTTAGCGGACAGACACTGATCGCGATGAGCGCGTGCGCGCTTGCGATAGCGGTGCTGTATCGGAGCATTGTTCAGATCGATAAGATTGTTCGCTGGTTGGGCGTTGTGGTTGTCCTAACGCTTGTGTTTGTTATTTTCGCGGGTTTCACTCACTTTCATCCGAGTATGGCTTTCGATTTCCCAGCGGGGGCCTTTCATATCGATAGCGCGTTTTTCATCGGGCTGGGTGCTGGACTGCTGGTTGCAACCTATGACTACGGTGGTTATTACGGCGTTTGCTTCGTGGGCGCGGAGGTTCGCGATCCGCAGCGGACGATTCCGCGTGCGGTGTTGGGTTCGGTTGTTATTGTCGGCACACTGTACCTGCTGATGAATGTCAGCGTGCTGGGCGTGCTGCCGTGGCGTGAACTGATGCAGGATAACGGCAGCCATGCGCGAATGTTTGTCATCGCTGAGTTCATGGAGCGGTTATATGGGCATGGAGCCGCGGGTGTGATCGTGGTGTTGATCGCGGTGGCGGCGCTTTGTTCGGTGTTCGCTTTGTTGCTTGGGCAGTCGCGGATTCCGTTTGCGGCGGCTCGGGATGGCAACTTTCCTGCGTGGTTTGGTGCGATTCATCCCAAGCTTCGGATGCCGCACCATTCGCTGCTGACGCTGGGGGCGATGACGCTGATCTGTTGCATCTTTCGATTGCAGGAGGTGATTACCGCCCTTGTGGTGATTCGCATCCTGTTCCAGTTTCTGCTGCAGGGAGTGGCGGTCCTGCTACCCAAACATCGACGGGAGCGGAGGGTGCGCGGATACCGCATGCCGCTCTATCCGATTCCTGCGTTGCTGGCGCTGAGCGGGTTTCTGTTCATTCTGTTCTCGCGGCCGAACTTTCAGCGAGAGATACGGACCGCGGGGGTGATTCTGCTGGCTGGATTGATGGTTTACCTGATTCGGTATCTGCGCCTACGGAGTGCGGTGTGAAGGTACCCCTCCCCCCTACTTTGCCGCGTAAAGTCTAGCAGGGAAATACTTTAAGTCCGGACTTGCTGTTTGGAAGTCCGGACTCAAAAAGGAAAAGGCCCCGATTGTTTTCGGGGCCTTTTGCTCTATTTCTAGTGTAACAAGCTGAGGAAGCTGATTCGGCACCTCATAATCTATTCGTTTTGAATGAGATAAGCCCGTTTTGGGATTGACAGATCTTGGCTATTTGATGAGGTCGCGGTAGTCTTCGCGGGTCGGGGTGAAGACGTCGAGGACTTCGGAGGGTTCGAGGGCGGAGGCCTGGTGTTCGACATTGCCGTCGACGATGAAGCTGTCTCCGGCGTGGGCGTCGAAGACTTTTCCGTCAACGTCGACGCGGATAGCTCCGCTGATGACGTAGACGAGCTGATGATGG encodes:
- a CDS encoding TonB-dependent receptor, producing the protein MSILRIAQTALFGAALAAGLVVSSASLPAWAQSQSINGTIRGLVSDSTGAPIAGATVTVKNLDTGYTRIVTSAGDGLYIAPDLPVGTYSVSAQAAGFALLTQTGIHLAAGNETVIDQVLKAGSVATVVEVTSDAPILEPARFTLGRTISPEETQNLPLTSRNPYNFILFQPGVSGHPNPENGIPRTVNTNGLVDRISYQLDGMVDTETDRYGLRLFAISDSYVSEVQTIANSAPAEFGNTAGVTFNVITPTGTNHYHGLVQYIWRPKAASSCPILQNCVAGTTGYAPKPDLHVDDYVGRIGGPVKRDKLFFFAAYEKLKRANPQAITITPANQATLIGYGINAALFNPAPSVQRAQWLDVRGDWTINTKNQAFVRYNYFRNNYPFNTNVGGLYAQDASSDFQDRAHIIGAQLITTFTPNILNEFRGSWPYRNEHHVAGPITGPGPMITITGVANFGGTNAAADKFQEKIPSFNDNVTWIKGAHTMKFGVGLQKNLDTQLQDVYVQYTFASIAQWQSAKNGTTPHVYSNVKASIGQPGAAYHSVFFNLFAQDTWQVKKNLLLSYGLRYDQYRAPTPPAGEPFVYTQGFRTPLGNFAPRFGVSYQPNPTTVVRLNAGLFYEATPTNTWYNPLYNNGAAGSGSFIATVTGASSEAAATSCQPAFPNTPQQVPASCLGTQSIYALTPRFKNEYVWNVNAQVQQQLTKSDSLTLGYIMTNGRNMQFLRNMNLINPVGTLLDGRPVFQTAVNANTRLFPQFNNITLIDVGSNSSYNALTATYEHRMSLDWTMSASYTWSHSITNTPEANSYEFSTPVQDTTNPNGDRGNSGVNRPQSLTVSTVYAPTAHFENRIANVLANDNNLALLGNFSSGDQQIMTVSAALNNDAIATSRPLFIGRNTLRAPNIAQVDARYTRGFGTYWERVKPQLLIEANNLFNRSNVTSINGTAQVVPLNYVGPSNGNPATFNRLAGTITSQPTLAPTSSVLEARILQFGLKVEF
- the argH gene encoding argininosuccinate lyase, producing the protein MPNLPIKGKSVFPAPIYRDTVLVQVFADAKRYFLEPLLEIEYAHTLMLARQGIMPEAEAALCLRALDQLDIDEVRSAQYDGTFEDLFFYLEKKIAAVCGEEVAGKMHTARSRNDIDLTMYRMVLREWLTQTLVATLHLRRRLVELAWEHRASLMPAYTHNQPAQPTTLGHYLMAYIEILERDAERIQAAYARVNRNPLGACAITTTGFPIDRHYTERLLGFAGLQVNSYGAIAAVDYLAESCFVLAGTMLSLGRFAQDLLLWSTVEFGYLRLSDAYVQISSIMPQKRNPVPLEHVRILASRALMQAQSVVGCLHNTPFADMNDAEDELQPLVYTAFEDGERSLRLLAGVLDEVKFHTERMAVAADENFLPVTELADTLVRSTGISFHAAHAVVSAAVKELEGNYDAEAIAEIIVRELPSIVEGTRMISRETIRTSLSAQNFVAVRQVAGGPASEALDPEILRAREQLLIDERWLFDEENHRRNARTMMREESDALLRRVDGR
- a CDS encoding APC family permease, giving the protein MDVSRLPLTSTSPPKPPELQRGLSTLSALGLNVIGMVGIGPFVTLPLIVAAMGGPQAMLGWVLGAALSLCDGMVWSELGTTYPEAGGSYAYLKHLYGERRWGRVFSFLYAWQLLFSSPLSIASGCIGFSQYVSFFLPNAATPLFSTRFVGVPIVVSGQTLIAMSACALAIAVLYRSIVQIDKIVRWLGVVVVLTLVFVIFAGFTHFHPSMAFDFPAGAFHIDSAFFIGLGAGLLVATYDYGGYYGVCFVGAEVRDPQRTIPRAVLGSVVIVGTLYLLMNVSVLGVLPWRELMQDNGSHARMFVIAEFMERLYGHGAAGVIVVLIAVAALCSVFALLLGQSRIPFAAARDGNFPAWFGAIHPKLRMPHHSLLTLGAMTLICCIFRLQEVITALVVIRILFQFLLQGVAVLLPKHRRERRVRGYRMPLYPIPALLALSGFLFILFSRPNFQREIRTAGVILLAGLMVYLIRYLRLRSAV
- a CDS encoding cupin domain-containing protein; this translates as MTFVKNQDPKTFTPEPGMRRQVLANTDQLMLVRHYFEEGWVGARHSHPHHQLVYVISGAIRVDVDGKVFDAHAGDSFIVDGNVEHQASALEPSEVLDVFTPTREDYRDLIK